In Deltaproteobacteria bacterium, the DNA window GAACCCGCGACTCCTACGAGGAGCTCCAGAAGGGGATCGAGGAATACGCGACGGAATGCGCGATCGCGAAAGTGTTCTGCAGCGAGATGCTCTCACGCGTAGTCGACGAAGTGGTGCAGATTCACGGAGGTTATGGATTCCTTCGTGAGTATGCCGCGGAACGATACTACAGGGACGAACGCGTAAACCGGATCTTCGAGGGGACCAACGAGATCAACCGTATATTGATTGCCGGAACGCTGTTGAAGCGTGCAGCCCAGGGAGAAATTCCGTTCATGAGGGAAATGCAGTTTGCTCTCGATGCGCTGGAATCGTACGACGCCGGAGAGAGGGATTCCACGTTGCCTTATTCCGCCGAGAAAAAGCTGCTGCGGAATTTGAAGCATCTGTTCCTGGCGATCGCGGGAGCGGCGGTTGAGAAGTTCGCAGACCGGTTAAAAGACGAGCAGGAGGTCCTGTCGGCAATGGCGGATGTCGCCATCAATATATTCGCCCTCGAGAGCGCCGTTCTGCGGGCGGAGAAAATTTCCGGAATGCCGTCCTTCACCAGAAACGAAGCCCTTGCCGCTGCAGTGAAGATACTTGCGTTCAATACGGGGGAGGAAACCGCCGCGGCCGCCCGCAAGGCAACACTTTTCATCGAAGAAGGAGAGAACGTCGGCAGGATCTTGAATGGTATACTTGGACACGGGAGATACGATGCCTCCGGTCTTCTTGCAGCAAAACGGCAATTGGCCGATGCGATACTGGAGGAGGAAAAATATATTTTCCGGAATTAAAATGAAACATGCGCATGCACGGATTCGCTATGTTTCATGGATGGAACGCAATGTTTTCATAATTGGAAAGCTTACTCCCCGTTAATCCTTTTTAAACTCTTAAATAGCCCGTCCATTCAGTAAAAAACCGTTACATTTCGAATTGATAACCCGCATATCGACGGGGACCCGGGTGTATCCGGATTTATTGGCCCGGATATTGCTCGCTTATAATGTTAACACCCGAATCATTAATTCAGCATTCGATGAAAGGATTTAGAATGGAGGAAAGAAATATATTCGCGAGAATATTATTGATTTCGGCCATTTCATTGTTTTTTTGCTCCCCTCTGTGCGCAAAGGAAAACGGTAATTTATTAAGCTCAAAAGAAATTCACGGAAACATTTTTTCATCCACTTTTATCTCGGAAAAGGAAGTGATTATTGTAGGAGAGAGCGGAAGAATATATTTATCTGCCGATGGCGGCAAAAGTTGGCAATACATCAAGAGCGGCTCTTCCGAACAATTGTTTTCCGTGTGTTTCCCGGATGGAAAAAACGGTTGGATAACCGGTAGTTCTGGAACGATTCTCCATTCAGCCGATGGGGGAAGAACATGGATAAAACAAAGTTCAGGGATAGATAAACACCTCTTCGGAGTACATTTTTATGATTCCCTTCGTGGTTGTGCCGTTGGAGATTGGGGAGCAATTATTATTACCACTGATGGGGGAAAGAACTGGAAAGATATCCACCTTTCCGAAGATATCGTCCTCTATGCCGTCCGCATGACGAAAGCGGGAGGAACGATCGTCGGCGAGTTCGGGAGCATTTTCATCTCTAACAATCAGGGACAGACGTGGGCGAAAGGACCGCCGGTTGCGGAGCAGAGCCTGTTTTGCCTGGCCGAGCATGGCGGGAGAATGATCGCGGCCGGCCTGGAAGGCGTAATCATTCAATCCTGGGACGGCGGGAGAAGTTGGAAACGCTCGGATAGCCCAACGAAGCAAGCCATATACAACGTCGACCTGCGGGGAAATTCCGGATATGCGGTCGGAGACCGCGGAACATTGCTGCGCACTGCGGATGGAGGAAAAAGCTGGAAGTCCCTGGAGGTTCCGCTGGGGATCCAGTTGTTCTGGTTCGGCACGGTAAAAATATCTCCGCAAGCCGCATCGACTGTCGGTTTCGGCGCCGGCGCAAACGGTTTGACGTTCGGCTTGAAGGATAGGGAGATCACATGGTAGGCGACAGGAACCGAGCGGACGAAACCGGGAAAACCGGCAATAAGATGTCGTTGCCGGAACGTTATGTTTCCTTGATCCTGAAGTTCAGAATCCCCTTTATCCTGTTGATCATCGCCGGAACCGCGATTTTCGGATACTACGGCGCTAAACTGAAAATCGCCACCGACTTCGTTTCCTTCTATCCCCCCAGGCACCCGTTCATCCAGCTCTACAACAAGTACAGGAGCATGTTCGGCAGCGCGAACGTCATGGTGTTGGCTATCGAGGTAAAGAACGGGGATATCTACAACTGGAAGACCATAGACAAGGTCGACCGAATCACGCAAGCAATGCTCGGAGTGGAGGGGTGCAACCCTGCGCAGCTGGCATCGATCACTCACCCCAAAATCAAGAATGTCGAAGTTACGGGGATGGGCATCACCCTGAAACCGATGATCCATGCCGGAATTCAGCGAAGCGACATCGGATTGCAGGAAATCAAGCGCTCCATATACAGCAACGAGGGCGTCAGGGGGTTCTACGTTTCTCCCGACGATAAATCGGCCGCCATCTATGCGGGATTCTGGGAGGAGGGTTGGGACCCATCCACGGTTTACAAAAAAATCGAGGAGATAAGAAAGTCGGAGAGCGATGATAACCATCGAATTTATATAACGGGATATCCGGCTCTTTACTCCTATATCTACAGCCTGGCGCCGCAGATCGGAAAAATGCTGGTAGTTACCCTGGTCGTCCTCATCGCCCTGCTGTTCTACTATTTCCGCACATTGCAGGGAGTTCTCGTTCCGTTCCTGTCCGCGGTAATCAGTGCCATCTGGGGGCTCGGTTTCGCGAGCATGCTCGGGTATTCGCTCGATCCGTTGATATTGGTCGTGCCGCTCATCATATCCGCCAGGCTCATGAGCCATTCGGTCCAGTGCATGTCCCGGTACTACGAAGAATATCTGCGGATCGGGGATCGAAAGGAGTCACTCGTCAAAGGGTACGGGGAAATGCTTGCCCCCGCGATCCTCTCCACGTTTACGGATGCGGTCGGTCTCCTGCTGATCTCCGTAGCGACAATCCCAATCATGAGGCAGCTCGGATTTTTTTCCTCCTTTTGGGTCATGACGATCGTGCTGACGGTTCCTACGCTGAATCCGCTCCTTCTTTCCTTCATCAAGCCCCCGAGCGCCGACAAGATCGAGCGGCAGACGCGGGGTCGTTTCTACTCGAAGATTTCAAGATTCCTGGTAATGCCCTCCGAAGGCAGGAGCCGTTGGGTAGTGGTCGGTATCGTGGGCTTTATCCTGGTCGTGGGCGGCATATACACCCACAACCTGAGGATCGGCGATACCGAAGCCGGATCCGCCATCCTGTTCCCCAGCCACCCCTATAACGATTCCTTCCGTTTCTTCAACAAGAACTTCGTGGGAGCAACGCAGCTCATCATTCTCGCTGAGGGTAAGGAACAGGGGGCGATAAAGAATTACGGCACGTTGAAGTCGATGGAGGATTTCCAGTATTTCATGGCGACGGAAGGGGGCGCGGGAGGGACCCTGACCTTCAATAACATGATCAAGCGCGTCTACCGGATGTTCCATGAGGGAAATCCAAAGTGGGAGATGATCCCCAAGAACGACAAGGACCTCGCCCAGATCGGCTACATCATCAGGAACAATGCCGCTCCGGGAGAGATGGACGTCTATGTGGATCCCAGCTGGACGAACGCCACCATCACATGCTTCTACAAATCCTACAACAGCGACCTGATCAAGAATTGCATCGCGAAAGCCAGGGAGTTCATCGAGAAGAACAAGCCGGAAAAGGTGAATTACCGTCTCGCAGGGGGCCTGCTGGGGATCCTTTACGCGGTGAACCAGGAGGTCGAATACTCCTACTGGGTTTCCCTCATAGTGGTTTTCCTCGCCTGTTTCCTGCTCTGCGTCCTGACATTCCGTTCCGTAAAGTGCGGCTTCATTCTCATAATTCCCCTGGCGGTGTCCCAGATCATCACCGAGATATTCATGTTGATCTACGGCATCGACGTGAACATCAATTCGGTTCCCGTGGCCGCCATCGCGGTCGGAATAGGGATCAACTACGGCATCTATCTGCTTTCCCGGACGAACGAGGAGTATGCCGCAACGGGAGATTATCAAACCGCGAACAGGGTCGCCATGGATACCACCGGCAAGACGATCGTCTTCACGGAATCCACCATGCTGGCGGGCGTTTTCTTCATGATCTTCGTGAACATGAAGTTCCAGTCGGAAATGGGGCTTCTCCTGACGATATTGATGCTGCTCAACATGATCAACGCACTGATTTTGATCCCCGTTCTCGTGACCATATTCAAGCCGAAAGTGAAGGCGGGAATGCTCAGGCATCACTGACCGTTCCGACGGAATCCGGTTCTGTCAAAAAAGGTCAGAGGGGAGATGAAAAACGATGTGGGAAGGAATTGCAAAAAAAAGGGAACGAGGGAGGAGAAGATGAAGGTCGGAAAAGGTACCTTCGGGGTACTGAACTTCCTGCTGTCGCTGGCTCTGCTGCAAGGTCTTGCTCACGCGGCATCTTACTTCCATCTTGGCGAAAATCCGTTGGAAGTGAAAGGAAAGGTACAGGCCCGGCTCTCATGGCGCACGGACCGGTCCGAGGGTTTCACCTTTCCCACAGTCGCCAGGGGGAACATGGTGCAGGAAAGGAATCTCGGGCTGGTGGAACTGAACCAGACCCTGTCGAAACAGACGGAAACGACGGCCGAAGTCAAGTATCACCTGGTCGGCCGGTTTCTTTACGACGGAATCTACGATTACGGGCCCAAGGCGTTCCAGGAAGTGAGGAACTCGAACAAGGCGGAAATCGATGATTTCAAGAAAGACGCGGATGTCTGGGAGGCGTACGTAGATTACACGAAGGGGAAGGGATTCCTGCGCATCGGGAGGCAGAATCTCTCCTGGGGCGAAACGGATATTTTCCGCCTGCTGGACAGGATCAACCCGTTGGACGATACGTTCGGCGGGAGTTTCGAGGATCTGGATGACCGCCGTATTCCGATCTGGATGGTCCGCGGAACGTATAATCTGGGAAATGTCGGGCCGGTATCCTCACTCTCCATCGAAGGTTTCTGGAATCCGGGCTTGGGCAGCCAGAAGGTTTCCCCCATGGCGCCTTTCGGGACGCCGTTTGCCTTCCCGATGCCGGCTTCCGCGGTTCCGACCAGGGTGCACAAGCCTGAGAAGACTTTCGAAAGCAGCCGCATGGGAGCCCGTCTGCAGGGAGTACTCGGAGACAACTTCAATTTTTCTCTTGCCCAGTATCAAACGATCATCGATTCCCCCGCCGCGATCGTTACGTTCGATCCTGCAGCCGCGGGAGGCCCCGTATTCCAGGACCTGTTCTACAAGACCGAATGGGTGACCGGCGGATCGGTCAACTTCTTCGAACCCCATGTCGAAGGCGTGATCCGCTCGGAAGTCGCAATGTTCTGGAACGAACCGGTGTTCATCCCCCAGGTCAACGCGCCGGTCCTGTTCGGAGACTTCAGGACGGGGGATATCCCCAAAAAGAATGTTCTCAGGTACATGGTTGGGCTCGACAAGAACTTCTGGATCAGGGCATTGAATGAAAGATCCATGTTCAATGTGTTCTTCCAGTATTTCGCGGAGTATTACCCGAGTTACGACGACCGCATGAAGATAGCCTTGCCGAAATTTCCCACCGGTGAATTCATGAAACAGGTCCGGTATGACCAGAAAATCACCATGATCGCGTTCACAAGCTATATGGAAGGGACGCTAACCCCGCAACTCGCGCTTGCCTACGATCCGAGAGGAGCATTGATGTTTATTCCTTCTCTCGAGAAATCCTTCGATCCGTGGGTTTTCAAAGTCGCCTATTACGGCGTTACCGGAAAGGATGATGTCAGCGTGGGCATATTACGCGATCGGGATCAGGCATCTTTCACCGTTACCCGGCTGTTTTAATTGCGCGGAAGTTCCAGGAACGATATTTCCCGGATGGAGGAACGCGTATGAAGGTATCGAAAAGGTTATGGATGGTTGCTGCGGGCGTTCTGGTTATTTTCGGGATGGCGGTGTGCGCATCGGCCGCCGAACTGAAACGGATCGACCGAACGAATTGGGAAACGCTCAAAGGGCTGTTGCCGGAGAGCGCCCTGAAATGGGTGAAAACCGGCGAAATGGTGGTGAAGTACGGCTCGCTTGAATACGATCCGAACCAGGTGTTGCCGGCCTGGGTGATCGAGTCGAAGAAAGAGAATATCGGGAAATATAAATTGACGGCGAAAAAGGCGATCGTCGAGGCCGGCACGGGGAAAACTCCGAAATTCATCAAGGGTATCCCGTTCCCGGACGTCAAGATCACAGATCCGGAAGCCGGCGAAAAAATCATGTGGAACACGTTATACATGAGGGACGCGAACGGGCCATTGAAAACCAAGATCGATTTCAAGTTCATGGGACGGAAGACCGGATATGAAAGGTCCATCTTCGTGGACTGGTACAGCAAGCCGTTCGACGGATACCAGGATGCGGAAAACTGGCCGAATAAGGATAATTTTGAAAGCGTCAACCAGGTGCTGGTAACCAGCCCCTTCGACATGGCCGGCACCGCACAGATGACATGGCGCTACCGCGTCGAAAAAGAAGACATGCTGAACGGGTATGTTCCGGCGATCCGGCGTGTAAGGAGATTGACACCGGCGGGGCGGTCCGACGCCATGTTCGGCTCGGACTTCGCAAGGGACGACGGCGGGTACGGGATATACGATGGGGCCATTTCCAGCTTCAAGTGGAAGGTCATCGGAGAAGGTGAAGTTCTCGGCGGTTTCATCGGGTCCAAACCACTGGGCGTCAACAAAAACAAGGACGGCGAATGGGAATTCGACTTGAGGAACAAGGAACTGGTGAAGTGGAGTTTTGGGAATAAAGGAGGTTCCGCGGCTCCGTGGTTCGTCGACAGCGCCGTATGGACGAAGAGGCCGGTCTGGATCATCGAGGGGACTCCGAAAGACCCGTATTACAACTACGGCAAGCAGATCATGTACATCGACAAGGAGCTGAACATCGGGCACTGGAAGGTGATCTACGACCGGACGGGGAAATACTGGAAGACGGCCTGGACGAACTGGGGGATGGCGCAGGATTCGCAAAAGACGGTGAACTGGAATGCCGTCCTCATCTTCATCCTGGTGGACGAGCGCTCGCAGCATGCGACATCGGTGGACAGCAGCCCGAAATACATCAAC includes these proteins:
- a CDS encoding DUF1329 domain-containing protein, translated to MKVSKRLWMVAAGVLVIFGMAVCASAAELKRIDRTNWETLKGLLPESALKWVKTGEMVVKYGSLEYDPNQVLPAWVIESKKENIGKYKLTAKKAIVEAGTGKTPKFIKGIPFPDVKITDPEAGEKIMWNTLYMRDANGPLKTKIDFKFMGRKTGYERSIFVDWYSKPFDGYQDAENWPNKDNFESVNQVLVTSPFDMAGTAQMTWRYRVEKEDMLNGYVPAIRRVRRLTPAGRSDAMFGSDFARDDGGYGIYDGAISSFKWKVIGEGEVLGGFIGSKPLGVNKNKDGEWEFDLRNKELVKWSFGNKGGSAAPWFVDSAVWTKRPVWIIEGTPKDPYYNYGKQIMYIDKELNIGHWKVIYDRTGKYWKTAWTNWGMAQDSQKTVNWNAVLIFILVDERSQHATSVDSSPKYINGARIDTNQFSLAGFATLCK
- a CDS encoding MMPL family transporter encodes the protein MVGDRNRADETGKTGNKMSLPERYVSLILKFRIPFILLIIAGTAIFGYYGAKLKIATDFVSFYPPRHPFIQLYNKYRSMFGSANVMVLAIEVKNGDIYNWKTIDKVDRITQAMLGVEGCNPAQLASITHPKIKNVEVTGMGITLKPMIHAGIQRSDIGLQEIKRSIYSNEGVRGFYVSPDDKSAAIYAGFWEEGWDPSTVYKKIEEIRKSESDDNHRIYITGYPALYSYIYSLAPQIGKMLVVTLVVLIALLFYYFRTLQGVLVPFLSAVISAIWGLGFASMLGYSLDPLILVVPLIISARLMSHSVQCMSRYYEEYLRIGDRKESLVKGYGEMLAPAILSTFTDAVGLLLISVATIPIMRQLGFFSSFWVMTIVLTVPTLNPLLLSFIKPPSADKIERQTRGRFYSKISRFLVMPSEGRSRWVVVGIVGFILVVGGIYTHNLRIGDTEAGSAILFPSHPYNDSFRFFNKNFVGATQLIILAEGKEQGAIKNYGTLKSMEDFQYFMATEGGAGGTLTFNNMIKRVYRMFHEGNPKWEMIPKNDKDLAQIGYIIRNNAAPGEMDVYVDPSWTNATITCFYKSYNSDLIKNCIAKAREFIEKNKPEKVNYRLAGGLLGILYAVNQEVEYSYWVSLIVVFLACFLLCVLTFRSVKCGFILIIPLAVSQIITEIFMLIYGIDVNINSVPVAAIAVGIGINYGIYLLSRTNEEYAATGDYQTANRVAMDTTGKTIVFTESTMLAGVFFMIFVNMKFQSEMGLLLTILMLLNMINALILIPVLVTIFKPKVKAGMLRHH